A single Apodemus sylvaticus chromosome 20, mApoSyl1.1, whole genome shotgun sequence DNA region contains:
- the LOC127671223 gene encoding olfactory receptor 6C2-like yields the protein MRNDTVTTFILLGLTEDPQIQSLLLIFLLFTYLLNITGNLAIILLTLIDPHLKTPMYFFLQNFSFLEILFTSACIPRYLYNLATGDKTITYGACASQAFFTDLFGVTEFFLLATMSYDRYVAICKPLHYTTIMSTACRRLLLCCWMAGVIIILPPFSLSQNLQFCDSNVIDSFLCDVSPFLKISCSDTWVIEQMVIGCAVLTFITTLFCVVLSYIYIIKTILKFPSAQQRKKAFSTCSSHMIVVSITYGSCIFIYVKPSAKDSVAVNKGVIVLTTSIAPMLNPFIYTLRNKQVKQAFNDSNKKIALECQNG from the coding sequence ATGAGGAACGATACGGTAACAACATTCATTCTCCTGGGACTAACAGAGGATCCACAAATTCAAAGCCTACTTTTGATTTTTCTGCTTTTTACCTACTTACTGAATATAACTGGCAACTTGGCAATTATCTTACTTACATTAATAGACCCTCACCTGAAAACCCCAATGTACTTTTTCCTGCAAAACTTTTCCTTCTTAGAAATCTTGTTCACCTCAGCTTGTATTCCTAGATACTTGTATAACCTAGCAACAGGAGACAAGACCATTACCTATGGTGCCTGTGCCAGCCAAGCATTTTTCACCGACCTTTTTGGAGTAACTGAATTTTTTCTCCTGGCTACCATGTCCTacgaccgctatgtggccatctgcaaacCTCTGCATTACACCACCATCATGAGCACTGCCTGTAGAAGACTCCTTCTTTGCTGTTGGATGGCTGGGGTAATCATCATACTGCCACCCTTTAGCCTGAGCCAAAATCTGCAATTCTGCGATTCTAACGTCATTGATAGCTTTCTTTGTGATGTGTCTCCCTTCCTGAAGATTTCCTGCTCAGACACATGGGTCATTGAGCAGATGGTTATAGGCTGTGCCGTGCTGACCTTCATCACAACCCTTTTTTGTGTGGTTCTTTCCTATATATACATAATCAAGACCATTCTAAAATTCCCTTCTGCCCAGCAGAGGAAAAAGGCCTTCTCTACCTGTTCTTCCCACATGATTGTGGTTTCCATCACCTATGGCAGCTGCATCTTCATCTACGTCAAACCTTCAGCAAAGGACTCTGTGGCTGTCAACAAGGGGGTAATAGTACTAACTACCTCCATTGCTCCCATGTTGAATCCATTCATTTACACGTTGAGGAACAAGCAAGTTAAACAGGCCTTCAATGATTCAAACAAAAAAATTGCTTTAGAATGCCAAAATGGATGA